In one Pelecanus crispus isolate bPelCri1 chromosome 12, bPelCri1.pri, whole genome shotgun sequence genomic region, the following are encoded:
- the RPL38 gene encoding large ribosomal subunit protein eL38 codes for MPRKIEEIKDFLLTARRKDAKSVKIKKNKDNVKFKVRCSRYLYTLVITDKEKAEKLKQSLPPGLAVKELK; via the exons ATG CCTCGCAAGATTGAGGAGATTAAAGATTTCCTGCTGACGGCTAGGAGGAAGGACGCAAAGT CGGTCAAGATTAAGAAGAACAAGGACAATGTGAAGTTCAAGGTGCGCTGCAGCCGGTACCTCTACACCCTGGTCATCACGGACAAGGAGAAGGCCGAGAAGCTGAAGCAATCCCTGCCCCCAG GTTTGGCCGTGAAGGAGCTGAAATGA